ggcacacctgtgttcaggttagttcagtatgcagcctcacagcaagggttgctatttagctgtttgttatcgtgccactggattgacattaacgtaatgtaaactcggtaatgtagtagttagtctcttgttattaataaattgttatgttatagaaaacagtctttgatgtcaacccttcaaccatattattccaccatatttctgcatattattaaatgttgatgtgatcttgataaggcggctgttcttggaaattcgaattccaattcatagcgccacatcaaatataaatatttgattgtgagaacccgtcagttaccctttattagttttaacgtcctgtttaactaggaggagcctattgtggacaggttttcacccttggtggtggaggcctggcggtttgctcccgcttttcctttttctactggactcatgcttaactgccgtgagcagactttaaacttgtagtccacctcctaagggaggtaggcgtagagaaaaatctcacaattactccaatacatcatatgatgtagAGCGCAAGTTGaaggtttaagattcgctacctggaacaaaaagttccaagtagcacgggctatggtgagcccgaaaaaATTTATCTATCCTTATCCATTCCAAGTcgtaatatagtcgtaatggcttggcgaatTCTCCTCACAGTGTAGCAGCCACTAGGTGCCCTCAGAGGCACCCTGAGCTACCCACCTAGTGGGTGCCCTTGGAGACTCACCAAGCTACCCACCTAGTGGGTGCCCTTGGAGACTCGCTAAGCTACCCACCTAGTGGGTGCCCTCAGTGGCTCCCCGAGCTACCCACCTAGTGGGTGCCCTCAGTGGCTCCCCGAGCTACCCACCTAGTGGGTGccctcagtgttggaaatttccaacacctaaTTACTAATCCCTAATACCATAGGATGTATTTCCTATACTAGGCgtcataattaactaacactactaatcagTAGTTTAGTTATACTGAATTCATTCCATTAAGGCGTAGAATGTCATATAATTTTTCCTAGAATCGTGGCAGTGTTGCATCAGTCAGCTAGCCACAGGCAATCACttcatatacagtggcacctcgacttatgaTTGCCCagacttacgataatttcaagttacgatgtaaatttgatcgaaaaatgcAACTCGACTTACGAATGTGTCATTGACTAACGATATTCattggtacacgtttgggtcgaccgagcgGGTGGTTCCCCGTCACACTGTCCAGTCTGCCTTGGTTTAATAGaggtgcccgcttagtgacgatcacacCTAAAAGAAATTCCATTTtcgtggtgattttttgctttttgaacataaacctgattattatatatcacgcaatGGGTCCCGAGAAAGTTAGTGGTAcggttcaacatatgaaaacacatgtaATGACcagatgaccatagaggaaaaaaagGGATCatacgtaaacatgaaaatggtattaGTGTTGCTGAACTAGCTAAGCAGTACAATAAATCTTCAGAGGTGGAGGCGGCTGCGGcattagaggatgtcccttcctcactaattaagaaaatgtgtgcagtatggggaggactgcaaagttttgctaaaaagaatcacccagataaagctgtaacagcccgttgcattgatctttttaaccctttaactgcacaacgtgcctgcaggcccaggcttcaggtgcgcaacgcatctccgggtatttgtatttttcacgttccattcaaaactcccgcggctacatggggttcacatcagcttcctcagggctcttgtaaacagacaccatctttaaaaaaaattgtggtccacattcccgggtgttgcCCACGTAGTGGTccacagtagtgagtgagcaaccatggctggcgctcgcagcatgagcgcacagcactgctttcagcgtgtgaccacagcatcgcctaataatgtcataatatatatataacttgtattatttagccatgatagtattatagaagagcctgagtgtgataatgactgggtacaatgttcaaatatcagtgattcaatgctgtttacgatgttcacagcgctagccacagcaccacagcattatttcgttcatctaggaatcttcaaacgactttttagattccttttcaaaataaacttgtggtcaattattcatttacaggaattagtgaccaggattgtggttataattagtgttgagcgtagtattgtggaggaagaattttggtgagggagggagggagagaattgaggtaccctcactgtgtggcagccactcttgttttgcgcaccatactagcttcgtggttcgctatggggaacacacatgtacataggtatatacagtgtgtgtatatagtgtaataacagtaacaggagtatgttgagaggagctaagaacataagaacaaaggtaactccaaaaggcctattggcccatacaaggcatctcctatttataaccacccaatcccactcatatacatgtccaacccaagcttgcaacaatcaagggaccccacctccaccacgttacgtggcaattggttccacaaatcaacaaccctgttactgaaccagtatttacccaagtttttcctaaatctaaacttacccaatttatacctattgtttcgtgttctgtctggtccatacgaggcaactgctattggcccatacgaggccaaaACATAAATTAAACATAAGttaataaatgagtcacaacatggttttacaaatggccgttcatgtttaacaaatttgctaactttttattccagcatagttgaggcagttgatagtggtaaggattgtgatgttgtgtaccttgactttagcaaagcttttgatacagtgccacatgaaagactaattaaaaaaataaaagctcatggtattgggggtgctatattcacccttaaactgcgcaacgcgcctgcaggctcacgtctggtttgcgcaacgcgcctccgggtatttgtatttttcacgttccattcaaaactcccgcggctacatggggttcacatcagcttcctcatggctcttgtaaacagacgccatctttaaaaaaaatcgtggtccacattcccgggtgtgggatcctcagtagtgtgtgagcaaccaaggcaggcgctcgcagcatgagcgcacagcactgctgttcagcatgtgaccacagcatcgcctaataatgtcaaaatatataacttgtattatttagctatgatagtgttatattagagcctgagtgtgataatgactgggtacaatgttcaaatatcagtgattcaatgctgttcacgatgttcacagtgctagccacagcactacagcattatttcgttcatctaggaatcttcaaatgatttcttaggttccttttcaaaataaacgtgtggtcaattattcatttacaggaattagtgaacaggattgtgataatagcaggattgtggttataattagcgttgtgcgtagcattgtggaaggaggaattttgatgagggagggagggcgagaattgaggtagcctcattgtgtgtgtgtgtgtggctgccactcttgttttgctcaccatactagcttagtggtttgctatgggcaacacatatgtacatgggtatatttagtgtgtgtatatagtgtaagaacagcaacaggagaatgttgagaggagctattttggtgagggaggtgacgtaatcgtagcgtcgtctgctgtgtgatttttcatgcagtgtattgtggccactgtactgtttggacacaataccggcttacttgcatagttctggtaaataaaacatgtagataggtatatagaacatgtgtaataagaactataacaatatggtgggaggagcaatgttggcgagtaagatgttggagtgagggagactgtctgggtgtggctgctctcacttgaggtgttctgaatgtgttcatggccaattgctcctattggcccatacgaggcagctgctattggaccatacgaggcagctgctattggcccatacggggcagctgctattggcccatatggggcagttgctattggcccatacgaggcagctgctattggcccatacgaggcagctgctattggcccatacgaggcagctgctactggcccatacggggcagctgctattggcccatacggggcagctgctattggctcatacgaggcagctgatattggcccatacgaagcagctgctattggcccatacgaggcagctgctattggcccatatgaagcagctgctacgcggtgttctgaatgtgttgatggtgaatgtatatagtgtgtgacagtgtatagtgtgtaaatagattgtatatatacacaaattagcatgatacatagtaaatatgtgctgcatatgtgtacacaagtttcatgcacgtaacacagtgtctacggacagtacggatggtaCATTGGATTGccccataaaaacaatgaaaatgtatttggaaaggtgcgcaaaaaatgaacgaaaatatattcgcggcaactcgcacgccccgccccgagcgccccacggcccccgagagcttacggcacgggcgcacggggaatgatgacgtcacgccccaacttctggaccccatagcagccaaagtaagtacaatttcgactttttttttacatacccatactgagggaagggttttgacattttaaaaagaaaaaagaattttttccagagaatttatttcctgcgcactgcaggggtgtcacatttggaggcaacgcagttaaggggttaacttggattagggcatagctattccaaaggaaacagagttagtataaatggggttaagtcagagtgggataatgttgttagtgcagtacctcagggctctgtccataagaacataagaacaaaggtaactgcagaaggcctattggcccatacgaggcagctcctatctataaccacccaatcccactcatatacttgtccaacccgcgcttgaaacaatcgagggtccccacctccaccacgttacgcggtaattggttccacaaatcaacaaccctgttactgaaccagtatttacccaagtctttcctaaatctaaacttatccaatttatacccattgtttcgtgttctgtcttgtgttgatacttttaataccctattaatatcccctttgttatgtccattcatccacttgtaaacctctatcatgtcacccctaactcttcgcctttccagtgaatgcaacttaagctttgttaatctttcttcgtatgaaagatttctaatttggggaattaacttagtcatcctacgctggacacgttcaagttaatttatatccattctatagtacggcgaccaaaactgaactgcataatctaaatggggcctaaccagagcaagatatagctgaagaaccacaccaggtgtcttgttactaacgcttcgattaataaatcccagtgtcctatttgccttattacgaacattcatgcattgatccttttgttttaaattcttacttatcataactcccagatccctttcgcaattcgatttcgcaatctcaacaccatctagctcgtatcttgtaactttatcattattacctagcctcaaaactttacatttatcagcattaaactgcatctgccaatcctttgaccatttcaaaaccctatttagatcaacttgaagtgatagtgagtcttctttcgtgttaatttccctgccgatttttgtatcatcggcaaatttgcaaatgttgctactcaaacctgaatctacatcattgatatatattataaacaacagaggtcccaggacagagccctgaggcactccacttacaacattttcccaccctgacttaaccccatttatactaactctctgtttcctttggaataaccatcccctaatccaagttaatatagcacccccaataccatgagcctctatttttttaatcagtctttagtACTGATTAAAAGTACTGAATCAGTACTAATCAGTACCTGATTTATTAATCaggtactttaacagaattttctcctacagatctattccattctatgctaaatctgatttctttatgatcactgttccctagctcattccctatttcgatgtccttaatttatgtttccctgttagttaacactaaatctaaaatattattttcccgcgttggttccttaatgtgtcgcgtaagaaagcaatagtcaattaattctagaaaatcttctgctacattattccctgttttgttcaaccagtttattccactaaaattaaagtcacccatgacataaatactgttagatctagatgctctagatatttcatcccatagatgctttgcttccattctgtctaaatttggtggcctatatataactcctattataatattttttgctttttcgtttaattctatccaaatagtttctgtgtgtggctcagacttGATTTGGCTCAGACTcagatatggctactccccctcctcgtctaatatatctatctgtgtgaaatagtataaatacatttatttgatattcagctaatagttctctattttctacattcatccacgtttcggtaagcacGATAATATCtactttttctgtgcagacaagagcatttaattcgtttattttatttcttagacttctactgttagtgtaatataccctaagtgaattgttattttgaggcccttcaatttccctgatcattttgccaattcctttctcccccaaacacatacttttattatctccttcctccaaatcaattcccataccactatctgctaacagtttaaacccaaacaaacacctctaaccactggttccaacgagttcgcaacagcaacaaccccagccctcgatacatgcaccccatcccgagcatacatttcatttcttccatagaggtgttcccagttgtctatgaaagatattgcattagatttgcaatatctttccagcctgcaattgacaccaagtgccctcaacatccattcatttcccactccctttcttggaagaatgccacatatgatcgggattcctcccttgctcctaactaattctattgctgtcttgaatctctgtattagttcctcactcctaactcgcccaacatcattaccccctgcactaatacaaataatgggtttgttcccatttcccgtcataatatctttcatgtttccaacaatatcaccaataccagctcctggatagcaaacTCTTAACCTGTTTCCTCTATCTCTggtacaaaacgttctgtctaaatacctcacctgggaatctcccacaaccaaaattcgcttttcCTTTAGGGCACTTTGAGGGACCTGTGCTTCAATGTTCTCGTTGCTCTGCCTTTGTCTCCTCGTTGAACcataggttcaccacagcactcgtcctctaacacatcaaatgcgttagaagtccttaggctattaggtgacggttttgccaaggtcttcttaagacccctgtccttcacaacttgccaagacgaggtctttttaacactggtcgcctcctttgtttcttcctgatgttgtttcagctgtcgtacctcctcccgtagtgaatccagctctgtcctcagagctccaactaaattcaccagttccttcactaatccttccattgttgctgtaataatattactacaatcagagctccagctaacacaacctctcactgtgacagcaccctggcaaacacttcatccggccctggggatttgtttggttttagtttttctaattgtttaattacatcctccctggtaactgctaaactagtcaacctgtcctcatccccacccacatagacttgttcggctgaaggcatattgttaagttcttctttagtaaatacagatataaaatatttgttaaaaatactactcatctccttgtcattatccgttatttgacctgtctcagtttttaatggacctatcctttccctagtcttagttcgatataactgaaaaaaccctttaggatttgactttgcttgctctgctatgcgaacttcatagattctttttgctttcctaatatcttttttaacatttctaaccagttgtataaattcctgttctaaactgacttccccattcttaatccttttgtacca
This genomic stretch from Procambarus clarkii isolate CNS0578487 chromosome 5, FALCON_Pclarkii_2.0, whole genome shotgun sequence harbors:
- the LOC123763778 gene encoding uncharacterized protein, translated to MPVLCPNSTMATIQCMRNHTADSRRRYYYDFTSLTKIAHMDQYQLPRMDQYKLPRMDQYQLPRMDQYQLPRMATMEGLVKELVNLVGALRTELDSLREEVRQLKQHQEETKEATSVKKTSSWQVVKDRGLKKTLAKPSPNSLRTSNAFDVLEDECCGEPMVQRGDKGRATRTLKHRSLKVP